The proteins below are encoded in one region of Paraburkholderia phenazinium:
- the hydA gene encoding dihydropyrimidinase: MTILIRGGTVIDADRSWRADVLCADPQDGGTILQVGPELEAPAGASIVDAHGQYVMPGGIDPHTHMELPFMGTTASDDFYTGTAAGLSGGTTSIIDFVIPSPRQSLMEAFHAWRGWAEKASADYGFHVAVTWWDESVHRDMGTLVHEHGVSSFKHFMAYKNAIMADDEVLVNSFARSLELGALPTVHAENGELVFQLQRQLLARGITGPEAHPLSRPPEVEGEAANRAIRIAQVLGVPVYIVHVSSKDAADAIARARSEGLRVFGEVLPGHLVIDEAVYRDPDWTRAAAHVMSPPFRSAEHREALWSGLQAGQLHTTATDHCVFCASQKAMGREDFTKIPNGCGGVEDRMSVLWHHGVNSGRLTPNEFVRITSTNAAQIFNLYPRKGAVQVGADADLVVWDPTASKTISVKTHHQKVDFNVFEGMTVQGVATHTLTRGALAWTDGDLRAVRGAGQYLKRPPNAAYFDAIRVANKLKEPHAVER; the protein is encoded by the coding sequence ATGACGATCCTGATTCGCGGGGGCACGGTAATCGACGCGGACCGTAGCTGGCGGGCAGACGTGTTGTGCGCGGACCCGCAGGACGGCGGCACGATCCTGCAGGTTGGCCCGGAACTGGAGGCGCCTGCGGGTGCGTCGATTGTGGACGCGCATGGACAGTATGTGATGCCGGGGGGCATCGACCCGCATACGCACATGGAATTGCCCTTCATGGGCACCACTGCAAGCGACGACTTCTATACGGGCACGGCAGCAGGTTTGTCGGGCGGCACCACGAGCATCATCGACTTCGTGATTCCGAGTCCGCGCCAGTCGCTGATGGAGGCGTTTCATGCGTGGCGCGGCTGGGCCGAGAAAGCCTCGGCCGATTACGGCTTTCACGTAGCGGTGACCTGGTGGGACGAATCCGTGCATCGCGACATGGGCACGCTCGTGCATGAGCATGGGGTGTCGAGTTTCAAGCACTTCATGGCCTACAAGAACGCCATCATGGCCGACGACGAAGTGCTGGTGAACAGCTTCGCGCGTTCGCTCGAACTTGGCGCACTGCCCACCGTCCATGCGGAAAACGGCGAACTGGTGTTCCAGTTGCAGCGTCAGTTGCTCGCGCGTGGTATCACCGGGCCGGAAGCGCATCCGCTTTCGCGGCCGCCTGAAGTGGAAGGCGAGGCCGCTAACCGGGCGATTCGTATTGCGCAGGTGCTGGGGGTGCCGGTGTATATCGTCCACGTGTCGTCGAAAGATGCGGCCGACGCAATTGCGCGGGCGCGCAGCGAAGGCCTGCGGGTATTCGGCGAAGTCTTGCCGGGGCATCTCGTGATCGACGAGGCCGTCTATCGCGATCCGGACTGGACGCGTGCCGCGGCGCACGTGATGAGCCCGCCGTTCCGTTCTGCCGAGCATCGCGAGGCGCTATGGAGCGGACTGCAAGCGGGGCAGTTGCACACTACCGCTACCGATCACTGCGTGTTCTGCGCCTCGCAAAAGGCCATGGGGCGCGAAGACTTCACGAAGATACCAAACGGCTGCGGCGGGGTGGAAGACCGCATGTCGGTGCTCTGGCATCACGGCGTGAATTCGGGGCGTCTCACGCCTAACGAGTTCGTGCGCATTACCTCGACCAATGCGGCGCAGATTTTCAACCTGTATCCGCGCAAGGGGGCGGTGCAAGTGGGCGCGGATGCAGATCTGGTGGTTTGGGATCCAACCGCCAGCAAGACGATTTCGGTCAAGACGCATCACCAGAAGGTCGATTTCAACGTGTTCGAAGGTATGACGGTGCAGGGCGTCGCGACACACACGCTGACGCGCGGCGCGTTGGCGTGGACCGATGGCGACCTGCGGGCCGTACGCGGCGCGGGCCAGTATCTGAAGCGTCCGCCTAATGCGGCTTACTTCGATGCGATCCGCGTGGCCAACAAGCTCAAGGAGCCTCACGCGGTGGAGCGGTAG